The stretch of DNA ACCGAAGAGGCCCAACACCGTCAACTCGCGATCGTGGCTCCATGAGTGAAACTGCCGCACACCTTCCTGCATGTTCGGATGGATATACCATTCGAAATCCTGCGTCTTGCCCGGCGAGACAACCGTATCCGGATTCGTCGTCGTCGCAGGCTTCCCCGTGGCGCTCACGATCATGCTGGAGGCCTGGATGACCAAGCTGCCGTCCTCGCCCTCCAGTTGGTTACGCAGCGTCATCTTGACGCAATCGCCCTGGTTGGCACGAAGCACCAACGGCTGAATCGCATCGCCCTGGTTTCCAGTGGTCACCGCTCCAGGATCGAATCCGTCCTTTTCACGTGCCTCTTTGTTCTTGGTTTCCTCGGCGCGAACTTTGTCGATATCCCCGGTGTGGACGTACATATACCCAGGATAGAAGTCGAGCCACCGATTCAAACTGATCTCGATGTTGATCATCGAGACGTCGAATTTCTTGACCGGCGCATTGGCGGGACATTTCCCCCCTGACGTCATCACCGGTTCGCCCTTCGACGAATCGGACGCCAACAGGAAGCTGCTCCCGTCTTGCCCCATATATTGGTGCATCATCGACATTTCATTGAATGCACCGGAGGTCTGCTGCGCCTTGGCATCCGTCTGCGCCTGTTGTTCCAACTTCTCCATCAGGCGGTGGTGCTGCATCTCCATCTTCTCTGCATTACCCGCACGACCCTCCATGGCGTTTTCCACCACGGTCTGACCCTTCAGGGTCTGGGTCCAGCCCGGCATGGTAACCGGCGTCGCATGTCCCTCATGCGACTGATCACCCGGCCCGGCCGCAAACACCCACGGCGCCGCGAGCAAACTGCCCGTTAGCAGCGCCGCCTGCAGCTTACGCAACGCCCCAGGGCGTATGCGCTTGCGCTGTGACACATGCACTGAAGACCTCATATGTCGGCCTCCCTCCTTAATAAATTCCCGCGCCCTTCCGCGGGAGTGGTTAAAAAACGTGGTCGTGTGACCGGCCTCCGTCAGGCAGGACCCCGGCTACCCCCGGCCTCTCCTCGCTCCCTCCACGAAACGCTCCAAAAGGAAAAAGGGCTGGTGAAGGATGTCCTCAAAGTTTGAGGGAGCAGGTTATTCGGAGGCCGGTCCTAATCACCCGCACCTTCACCAGCACTGCGGCTACAACGCAATTGATATGCCCAGAAGGCAAAATCACTATCAACAGACTTTATTCTATATTTACAATATGTTGAACGCTCTCGTAGGAATAACGGAACAGGCGTGAAATGCTACAGTTTTCCAGGCTATTAGACAGCCGATCACGCCACCAACGATAACGCTTATAAAACAATGATTTACACTGTCCAAAATGATGGACGGTCGATCATGCTTTTTGGGGCAAGAAGGGGCAGACGCTCATTAACACGAGCTGGAAATGAAGAAGGATCTGGCTGATTAGAAAGAAGAATTGAGTGAATTACGAGAGGAGAGGCGACAGAAAATCCTGGTACGCACCTGAGCTATTGAATGCCCAGGTCGTGTAGCTTGTTATAGAGACTCGCCCGACTGATCTTGAGTAACCGGGCCGCTTGCAGCCGATTCCCTGAGGTCTGTTGCAGCGCCTGAAGGATACGAACCCGCTCAGCCTGCCGCGCTGCACCACGGCCAACCGTCCGGAGGTCGCCACCATCAGCAGGAGCAGATCCCACCGCGACCAGATCCGCACACGTCAGCTCCCTGTGAGTCGTTGTCACCACCGCGCGCTCAATGTAATGCTGCAGTTCTCGCACATTTCCCGGCCAAGGCGCTGCAGTCAAGGCGCGCATGGCTTCTTCGCTCACCTGACGCAATTCCTGACGATGCCGCTGGCAGGAATCCTCGATAAACTTGTACACTAACAAAGGAATATCGCCTCTCCGGTCACGCAAAGGCGGCAGATGAACGGGCAACACGGCCAACCGATAGTAGAGGTCTTGACGAAACACCTTGGCCTTTACAAGATCCGTCAAATCCTTGTTGGTAGCCGAAATGACGCGGACATCGATTTTGATCGGCTGCGTTCCGCCGACTCGCTTGATCTCCCCTTCCTGCAAGACTCGCAGGAGCTTAGCCTGGAAGGTCGGAGACGTATCGGCGATCTCATCTAAAAAAATCGTGCCCCCGTCAGCCTCTTCGAATAGCCCTGGCTTGGCCCCTGCCGCCCCTGTAAATGCCCCCTTCACATGGCCGAACAGTTCACTCTCCAACAACGTTTCCGGGAGCGCCCCGCAATCAACCACCACAAAGGGCTTATCGCGACGATAACTGGTCTGGTGAATCGTCCGGGCCACTAGTTCTTTTCCCGTGCCGCTTTCCCCCTGGATCAACACCGTGGCCGAACTGTCGGCCACCAACCGGATCATCTCAAACAACTGATGCATGGCCTGACTCGCGCCGACCAGATCGCCCAATCTCGATTCGGTCCGTTCCGGGCGCGACCGCCCGAGCCTTTGCTGCGACAGCGACGTTGGAATGTTGAGCAACTCCGGCCGCTTATGAAACAACACGAGGACCGAGGCGACCTCCCCTGAAGACGATACCAATGGAAATGCCTGGTGCATACCACAGGCCGTCCCATCGCCGGATGTGTTGCAGGAAACCGTGAGCACCTCTCCCGTCGTAAACACCGACTCAGCGGGACAGGTCCCGCAAGGATCGGTCATTTGGACAAACGCTTGATAACACTTGGCTGGCTTGGTGACTGCGGGCGAGGCCCCGGATTCGGCCC from Nitrospira sp. encodes:
- a CDS encoding sigma-54 dependent transcriptional regulator, which gives rise to MAGSQSQATSHSPFTDPILAARLEALKQLAGGLTDRVVVMDRELNVVYANDAAWAESGASPAVTKPAKCYQAFVQMTDPCGTCPAESVFTTGEVLTVSCNTSGDGTACGMHQAFPLVSSSGEVASVLVLFHKRPELLNIPTSLSQQRLGRSRPERTESRLGDLVGASQAMHQLFEMIRLVADSSATVLIQGESGTGKELVARTIHQTSYRRDKPFVVVDCGALPETLLESELFGHVKGAFTGAAGAKPGLFEEADGGTIFLDEIADTSPTFQAKLLRVLQEGEIKRVGGTQPIKIDVRVISATNKDLTDLVKAKVFRQDLYYRLAVLPVHLPPLRDRRGDIPLLVYKFIEDSCQRHRQELRQVSEEAMRALTAAPWPGNVRELQHYIERAVVTTTHRELTCADLVAVGSAPADGGDLRTVGRGAARQAERVRILQALQQTSGNRLQAARLLKISRASLYNKLHDLGIQ